One Polaribacter sp. SA4-12 genomic window carries:
- a CDS encoding sulfatase-like hydrolase/transferase, which yields MNFFRIIILIIFFVFSSCNISKDVKKNKPNIVFIFTDDQTYTSIHALGNDEIITPNLDKLVNEGTTFTNAYNMGSWSGAVCAASRAMLISGRSVWKANEFRQNWVKKDTVAYQKSWPKLMASQGYETYMTGKWHVDAPAYKVFENTTNIRPGMPKDAWGHFKMVAKFDSLSKTKNPNSEVIMPNGYNRPKDKDDTSWSPSDVSKGGFWQGGKHWSEVLKDDAISFINTAKTKEKPFFMYLAFNAPHDPRQAPKEYVDMYPLENISTPKSYLPEYPFRHDIANGDDLRDEALAPFPRTEYAIKVHKQEYYASITHVDAQIGMILDALNKSGKMDNTYIIFTADHGLAMGRHGLLGKQNLFDHSIRPPMMIVGPEIPKGKKVTEDVYLQDVMATSLDIAGVEKPSYIDFNSFLDLAKKKTKEGNYKEIYGAYLDVQRMIRKDGYKLLVYPKIKKILLFDLKNDPEEMNDISGNPENKEKVKSLFIDLLQLQKEMDDPLNITEIYQTL from the coding sequence ATGAATTTTTTCAGAATTATAATTTTAATAATATTTTTTGTTTTTAGTTCTTGTAATATATCAAAAGATGTGAAAAAAAACAAACCAAATATTGTATTTATTTTTACTGATGATCAAACTTATACATCAATTCATGCCTTAGGGAATGATGAAATTATTACTCCTAATTTAGATAAGTTAGTAAATGAAGGAACAACTTTTACGAATGCTTATAATATGGGGTCTTGGAGTGGTGCAGTTTGTGCAGCTTCTAGAGCGATGTTAATTTCTGGTAGGTCTGTTTGGAAAGCAAATGAGTTTAGACAGAATTGGGTAAAGAAAGATACAGTAGCATATCAAAAAAGTTGGCCAAAATTAATGGCTTCTCAAGGATATGAAACTTATATGACTGGAAAATGGCATGTAGATGCGCCAGCATACAAAGTGTTTGAAAATACAACCAATATTAGACCTGGAATGCCAAAAGACGCTTGGGGTCATTTTAAGATGGTTGCTAAGTTTGATTCATTGTCTAAAACTAAAAACCCTAATTCAGAAGTAATTATGCCTAATGGTTATAATCGACCTAAAGATAAGGATGATACTTCTTGGTCTCCTTCTGATGTATCTAAAGGTGGTTTTTGGCAAGGAGGTAAACATTGGAGCGAAGTATTAAAAGACGATGCTATTTCATTTATTAATACAGCAAAAACGAAAGAGAAACCTTTTTTTATGTATTTGGCATTTAATGCGCCACATGATCCTAGACAAGCTCCAAAAGAATATGTAGATATGTATCCTTTAGAAAATATATCTACACCAAAAAGTTATTTACCAGAATATCCTTTTAGACATGATATTGCCAATGGTGATGATTTGAGGGATGAAGCTTTAGCGCCTTTTCCTAGAACAGAATATGCAATCAAAGTTCATAAACAAGAATATTATGCAAGTATAACACATGTAGATGCTCAAATAGGAATGATTCTAGATGCTTTAAATAAATCTGGGAAGATGGATAACACTTATATTATTTTTACAGCAGATCACGGTTTAGCAATGGGGAGACATGGTTTGTTAGGAAAACAAAACTTATTTGATCATAGTATTCGCCCACCAATGATGATTGTTGGACCAGAAATTCCGAAAGGAAAAAAAGTTACTGAAGATGTGTATTTACAAGATGTAATGGCGACTTCTTTGGATATAGCAGGAGTTGAGAAACCATCATATATAGATTTTAATAGTTTTTTAGATTTAGCGAAGAAAAAAACTAAAGAGGGAAATTATAAAGAGATATATGGAGCATATTTAGATGTTCAAAGAATGATAAGAAAAGATGGGTATAAATTACTTGTTTATCCAAAGATAAAAAAGATACTATTATTCGATTTAAAGAATGATCCTGAAGAAATGAATGATATTTCTGGAAATCCAGAAAATAAAGAAAAAGTAAAATCTTTATTTATAGACTTACTTCAACTACAAAAAGAAATGGATGATCCATTAAATATTACCGAAATTTATCAAACACTATAA
- a CDS encoding RagB/SusD family nutrient uptake outer membrane protein, with amino-acid sequence MKKIFNYKFTMLLIIILSMSACNEDFLEEANPNEISTDSYWKTLGDLESGLVAVYNAFKDGNTFAIVDETKRSDLAWPGYGRPTTSDVYYLQTFNDASGTANGKWKQLYKGIFRANQVIVATDNLMPTFNATQKAEAGFVKAQARFLRGLFYFYLYNGFNEGNVPLVTEVPENEADFYQPISPAADVKAFYLADLEYAESNLPIEWKENRDLGRITAGAATAVLGKSYLYEADYATAATYFTKVATQYNYSLAPNIGSNFTTMDEFNQESILEVSYSLAYKPEINPYSSQQTSSTMNFMMSPVGGWRVIYPANWLVMEYKNEIPDTTDPRNTITEEDGVTTRPRKYSLRTSYSIALADDRDLPYYGAEAAQKAPFNNLETAYWRKYTNWDIAEDEKDISSSFPRSGVNIRLIRLADVYLMLAECLIEGGINDGGVEQATRLVNLVRRRSAVQLLGADGTGDFPLNDHNNITYDANSLMAHIMHVERPLELSAEGNAIRALDLRRWGKTKERFTELSLRRYSVEDYKFTNLDGTSGTRWGGLLVEDPLITPNVNLNEFVQPAQNYIESEHAYWPIPNSETIANPNL; translated from the coding sequence ATGAAAAAAATATTTAATTACAAATTTACAATGCTCTTGATAATTATATTATCAATGTCTGCATGTAACGAGGATTTCCTTGAAGAAGCTAATCCTAATGAAATCTCTACCGATAGTTATTGGAAAACTCTTGGTGATCTTGAATCTGGTCTTGTAGCAGTATATAATGCTTTTAAAGACGGAAATACATTTGCTATTGTTGATGAAACAAAAAGAAGTGATTTAGCATGGCCAGGTTATGGAAGACCTACAACTAGTGATGTTTATTACTTACAAACTTTTAATGATGCTTCAGGTACTGCAAATGGTAAATGGAAACAATTATACAAAGGAATCTTTAGAGCAAATCAAGTAATTGTAGCTACAGACAACCTAATGCCGACTTTTAATGCTACTCAAAAAGCAGAAGCTGGTTTTGTAAAAGCGCAAGCACGTTTTTTAAGAGGTTTATTTTATTTCTATCTATATAACGGATTTAATGAAGGAAATGTACCTTTAGTTACTGAAGTTCCAGAAAATGAAGCAGATTTCTACCAACCAATCAGTCCTGCTGCAGATGTAAAAGCATTTTATTTAGCTGATTTAGAGTACGCTGAAAGTAACTTACCAATAGAATGGAAAGAGAATAGAGATTTAGGTAGAATTACCGCTGGAGCAGCAACTGCAGTCTTAGGAAAAAGCTACCTTTATGAGGCAGATTATGCTACAGCAGCAACCTATTTTACTAAAGTAGCTACTCAGTATAACTACTCATTAGCACCAAACATTGGAAGTAACTTTACAACAATGGATGAATTTAATCAAGAATCTATTCTTGAAGTAAGTTATTCTCTTGCTTATAAGCCTGAAATTAACCCTTATTCTTCTCAACAAACATCTAGTACAATGAACTTTATGATGAGTCCTGTAGGTGGTTGGAGAGTTATTTATCCTGCAAACTGGTTAGTGATGGAATACAAAAACGAAATTCCAGATACAACAGATCCTAGAAATACGATTACAGAAGAAGACGGAGTAACAACTCGCCCTCGTAAATATTCATTAAGAACTTCATATTCTATTGCTTTAGCAGACGATAGAGATCTTCCTTATTATGGAGCAGAAGCTGCCCAAAAAGCACCTTTCAATAATTTAGAAACTGCATATTGGAGAAAATATACAAACTGGGATATCGCAGAAGATGAAAAAGATATTTCATCTTCATTCCCAAGATCGGGTGTAAATATTAGATTAATTCGTTTAGCAGATGTATATTTAATGCTTGCAGAATGCTTAATTGAAGGAGGAATTAATGATGGAGGAGTAGAACAAGCTACTAGGTTAGTAAACTTAGTACGTAGACGTTCTGCTGTTCAATTACTAGGTGCAGATGGTACAGGAGATTTCCCTCTTAATGACCACAATAACATAACCTATGATGCAAATTCATTAATGGCACATATTATGCATGTTGAGAGACCGTTAGAATTATCTGCAGAAGGTAACGCTATTCGTGCACTTGATTTAAGACGTTGGGGAAAAACGAAAGAACGTTTTACTGAATTGTCATTAAGAAGATATTCTGTAGAAGATTACAAGTTCACTAATTTAGATGGTACTTCTGGAACAAGATGGGGAGGTCTTTTAGTTGAAGATCCTTTAATTACTCCAAATGTAAATTTAAATGAGTTTGTTCAACCTGCTCAAAATTATATAGAATCGGAACACGCATATTGGCCTATACCTAATAGTGAAACTATAGCAAATCCGAATTTGTAA
- a CDS encoding SusC/RagA family TonB-linked outer membrane protein — protein MKFDLLVKLKLRTCFLAVTCFLSFSAIQAQTKSVKGVVSADGEPMIGATIIVKGTSTGTQTDFDGNYTIKVKTGGVLVFKYIGFLSKEIVVGKSSTINVSLVEDTTNLDEIIVIGYGTQKKKEVTGAVVQVSNEAISKIGTADLGAALQGLIAGVNVTASSGAPGADSNILIRGLSSVTGNSSPLYVVDGIPFASDPKLSMSEIETIDVLKDAASASIYGTRGSGGVILITTKKGKVGQMKISANQYYGLQSITSGVPTVNVEESLYIRFLAAASQPNGTTYGNTWTPIEYDRYSLTNETYLQPKIENDYAPVQNYGLSISGGSKGLTYNVVGSFFSQDGTIINSGYDRANIRANTQFEKGNWKISTGLGFRIEEQSYAPWNIITTALKYQPYQSDIDPNADIIDNAGPGNSVETQNLSNTAALFKQTDKRNGERLDGSINAVYKISDHFNFTTRAGVSYNNDTRVRINPLFTAYDEDGNVIPQQTRSGVYNQSIRATSQTLENVIDYSQSFGDHNVKAVVAYSSEKYTYSTFAAQKFDLISNDVTVLNGATLDPSATSGTGWGQDRTNSLIGMIGRLQYNYKGKYLFSASIRRDGSSRFSKANRWGTFPSVTAGWNVSDENWFEPVKDIVSSLKFRAGLGTTGNQSFLDYSNAATIKLANDYVFGTEGDDNLALGATQEAFANKNVKWETSEQLNLGFDLSFLRNSFKLTGDFYQTNKKDMLMPLLLPPTTGASGGTNETVVLNVGDMENTGYEFALNYSHRGVESGFNWNLGGTFSQNTNVVSKMSGSNKIAFLPGSQVVLGVPNEDLVSVLAEGYEAGAFFVIKTDGIIRTEEELIEYQTIQPTARLGDLRYIDYNNDNTISNADRQYAGSGTPEFEIGLNMSFDYKGFDFYMQWYSAQGGEIINGTKAYAYKHGTHKDLVYQWTPQNPTSNIPTNRGRDHENYRGYTDFWIQDGSFIRLRTVNIGYTVPNEYFGDLNITKFRVFLAAQNPLTITEYDGYDPEVGNSNFSSRGIDKGNYPISSQFRIGIQLDF, from the coding sequence ATGAAATTCGATTTACTTGTTAAATTAAAACTCAGAACTTGTTTCTTAGCAGTTACTTGCTTTTTGAGTTTTAGTGCAATTCAAGCTCAGACCAAATCTGTAAAAGGAGTGGTAAGCGCAGATGGTGAGCCAATGATTGGCGCCACTATTATAGTAAAGGGTACCTCAACAGGAACTCAGACAGATTTTGATGGAAACTATACTATTAAGGTGAAAACTGGAGGTGTTTTAGTTTTTAAATACATTGGTTTTTTATCAAAAGAAATTGTTGTTGGAAAATCTTCAACAATAAATGTAAGTTTAGTTGAAGACACAACTAACTTAGATGAAATTATAGTAATTGGGTATGGTACTCAAAAGAAGAAAGAAGTAACAGGTGCTGTTGTTCAAGTTTCTAATGAAGCCATTAGTAAAATTGGTACTGCAGATTTAGGTGCTGCATTACAAGGATTAATTGCAGGTGTAAACGTAACTGCAAGTTCGGGTGCTCCTGGAGCAGATTCAAACATTTTAATTCGTGGTTTAAGTTCTGTAACAGGAAACAGTAGCCCGTTATATGTTGTAGATGGTATCCCTTTTGCAAGTGACCCAAAATTAAGTATGAGCGAAATTGAAACAATTGATGTTTTAAAAGATGCCGCTTCTGCTTCAATTTACGGTACTCGTGGTTCTGGTGGGGTTATTTTAATTACTACCAAAAAAGGTAAAGTTGGACAAATGAAAATATCAGCAAATCAATATTATGGTTTGCAAAGTATTACCTCTGGTGTACCAACCGTTAATGTAGAAGAATCTCTTTATATAAGATTCTTAGCGGCTGCATCGCAACCAAATGGAACTACTTATGGTAATACATGGACACCTATTGAATATGATAGATATTCATTAACTAATGAGACTTATCTTCAGCCAAAAATCGAAAATGATTATGCTCCTGTTCAAAACTATGGACTAAGCATATCTGGTGGTTCAAAAGGGTTAACTTATAATGTAGTTGGAAGTTTCTTTAGTCAAGATGGTACTATTATTAATTCTGGTTACGATAGAGCTAATATTAGAGCCAACACACAATTTGAAAAAGGTAATTGGAAAATTTCAACAGGACTTGGATTTCGTATCGAAGAGCAAAGTTATGCTCCTTGGAATATAATTACTACAGCATTAAAATACCAACCATATCAGTCTGATATCGATCCAAATGCAGATATTATTGATAATGCAGGACCAGGAAATAGTGTAGAAACACAAAACCTAAGTAATACTGCTGCATTATTTAAACAAACTGATAAGCGTAATGGAGAAAGACTAGATGGTAGTATTAATGCCGTTTATAAGATATCTGATCATTTTAATTTTACGACAAGAGCTGGTGTATCTTATAATAATGATACACGTGTACGAATTAACCCATTATTTACAGCATATGACGAAGATGGTAATGTAATTCCACAACAAACTAGATCTGGAGTATACAACCAAAGTATTAGAGCTACAAGTCAAACTTTAGAAAACGTTATTGATTATAGCCAATCTTTTGGAGATCATAATGTTAAAGCAGTTGTCGCATATTCTTCTGAAAAATATACTTATTCAACATTTGCAGCTCAAAAATTTGACTTAATTAGCAATGATGTAACTGTATTAAATGGTGCTACTTTAGACCCTTCAGCTACTTCTGGAACAGGATGGGGACAAGACAGAACTAACTCACTTATTGGTATGATAGGTCGTCTTCAATATAATTACAAAGGTAAATATTTATTTTCTGCCAGTATTCGTCGTGATGGATCTTCAAGATTTTCTAAAGCAAACAGATGGGGTACATTCCCTTCAGTAACTGCTGGTTGGAATGTTTCAGATGAAAATTGGTTTGAACCAGTTAAAGATATTGTATCTTCTTTAAAATTTAGAGCAGGTTTAGGTACAACTGGTAATCAAAGCTTTTTAGATTATAGCAACGCAGCTACTATTAAATTAGCAAATGATTATGTTTTCGGAACAGAAGGAGATGACAATTTAGCGTTAGGAGCAACACAAGAAGCATTTGCGAATAAGAATGTAAAATGGGAAACTTCTGAACAACTAAATCTTGGTTTTGATTTATCGTTCTTAAGAAACAGTTTTAAACTTACTGGAGATTTTTACCAAACGAACAAAAAAGACATGTTAATGCCATTATTACTTCCTCCTACAACGGGTGCTTCTGGAGGTACTAATGAAACAGTGGTATTAAACGTTGGTGACATGGAGAATACAGGGTATGAATTTGCCTTAAACTATTCTCATAGAGGTGTTGAATCTGGATTTAATTGGAACCTAGGTGGAACATTTTCTCAAAACACAAATGTAGTGTCAAAAATGAGTGGTTCTAATAAAATTGCTTTTTTACCAGGAAGTCAAGTTGTTTTAGGCGTACCTAATGAAGACTTAGTTTCTGTATTAGCTGAAGGTTATGAAGCTGGTGCATTTTTTGTAATTAAAACTGATGGTATTATAAGAACTGAAGAAGAACTTATTGAATATCAAACAATTCAACCTACTGCTAGATTAGGAGATTTAAGATATATTGATTATAATAATGATAATACAATATCTAACGCTGATAGACAATATGCAGGTAGTGGTACTCCTGAATTTGAAATAGGGTTAAATATGTCTTTTGATTATAAAGGATTTGATTTTTATATGCAATGGTATTCTGCTCAAGGTGGCGAAATAATTAACGGTACAAAAGCATATGCTTACAAACATGGAACTCATAAAGACTTAGTCTACCAATGGACTCCTCAAAACCCAACTTCTAATATCCCAACAAACCGTGGTCGTGACCATGAAAATTATAGAGGATATACAGATTTCTGGATTCAAGATGGATCTTTTATCAGATTAAGAACAGTGAATATTGGGTATACAGTTCCAAATGAGTACTTTGGTGATTTGAATATCACTAAATTTCGTGTATTTTTAGCAGCTCAAAACCCTCTAACAATCACAGAATATGATGGATATGATCCTGAGGTAGGAAATAGTAATTTCTCTTCTAGAGGTATTGATAAAGGTAACTACCCTATTAGTTCTCAATTTAGAATTGGAATTCAATTAGACTTTTAA